Proteins from one Amycolatopsis benzoatilytica AK 16/65 genomic window:
- a CDS encoding allophanate hydrolase-related protein — MTTLPPEPEYIPLPPPSAHERARTAFERIAKADRPASWVALRTMDEVLVDAKTVDERVRAGETLSLAGVVCTVDDRYGSPPGSAVSRLTAAGAVLLGTTVFDPECAVIGLGIADLALTTSAREISAPADVISLKPTPGLVPRTGVRESISVSARTLATAQRAVAAMLGPDGLDPDVREWPPDVRLGAGHRPRLGVPDAASLPLPARRAFDVAAASLEASGAVLVPVDASAVSPAGSAAAARTLLADLDALLLPTVGFAESTLNDLDLAAATVPGQRRPYGITVVTRAFEDQIGIDLASVLTGEKCPDPYPAEAVDVVVFGAHLCGQPLHDELRGARFGGLVRTSERYRLVLLSDVTPPQPGLVTGTTGIDGERWRLSPATFDRFADRLAAPFALNRVELEDGSTPLAVVCDPAAATGGESLDRYASWRGYLRFVSTAGPRFPR; from the coding sequence GTGACCACGCTCCCGCCGGAACCCGAATACATCCCCCTGCCCCCGCCCAGCGCGCACGAGCGAGCGCGCACCGCGTTCGAACGGATCGCGAAAGCCGACCGGCCCGCGTCCTGGGTCGCGTTGCGCACGATGGACGAAGTGCTCGTCGATGCGAAAACGGTCGACGAACGCGTCCGCGCCGGCGAGACCTTGTCGCTCGCCGGCGTCGTCTGCACCGTGGACGATCGCTACGGCTCGCCGCCTGGTTCCGCCGTTTCGCGGCTGACCGCCGCCGGCGCGGTCCTGCTCGGGACAACGGTGTTCGATCCGGAATGCGCCGTTATCGGCCTGGGCATCGCCGACCTGGCGTTGACCACGTCCGCGCGAGAGATCTCCGCCCCGGCCGACGTGATCAGCCTCAAACCGACACCGGGTCTGGTCCCCCGAACCGGGGTCCGGGAAAGCATTTCGGTGTCCGCTCGCACCCTCGCGACCGCACAGCGGGCGGTCGCGGCGATGCTGGGACCCGACGGCCTCGACCCGGACGTCCGCGAATGGCCGCCCGACGTCCGGCTCGGTGCCGGCCACCGGCCACGGCTCGGGGTCCCGGACGCTGCCAGCCTCCCGCTGCCCGCGCGACGCGCGTTCGACGTGGCCGCCGCGTCCCTGGAAGCGTCCGGTGCGGTGCTGGTCCCGGTGGACGCCAGCGCGGTCTCCCCAGCCGGCAGCGCGGCGGCGGCCAGGACGTTGCTGGCAGACCTGGACGCGCTCCTCCTGCCGACCGTCGGCTTCGCGGAATCCACCCTGAACGACCTGGACCTGGCCGCCGCGACGGTGCCCGGCCAGCGCCGGCCGTACGGAATCACCGTGGTCACCCGGGCCTTCGAGGACCAGATCGGGATCGACCTGGCGTCGGTCCTGACCGGCGAGAAATGCCCGGACCCGTATCCGGCCGAAGCAGTCGACGTCGTGGTGTTCGGCGCGCACCTCTGCGGTCAGCCGCTGCACGACGAGCTGCGCGGCGCCCGGTTCGGCGGGCTCGTCCGGACCAGCGAGCGCTACCGGCTGGTCCTGCTCTCCGACGTGACCCCGCCGCAGCCCGGCCTGGTCACCGGCACGACCGGCATCGACGGCGAACGCTGGCGGCTGTCACCAGCGACCTTCGACCGGTTCGCGGACAGGCTGGCCGCGCCGTTCGCGCTGAACCGAGTGGAACTGGAGGACGGCAGCACACCGCTGGCGGTCGTCTGCGACCCCGCCGCGGCGACGGGCGGCG
- the pspM gene encoding phage shock envelope stress response protein PspM → MAKRRDFSEFNAKLEKHIERLPDYAQRAQEKLNRYFPPADQAGGKPGQEGQQAGRFQHRPAAAKPPVPRRPTVPTTFSAVAGQVPAVAEVRAKWQRWNEPAAKHQRRIRRTSRMLTLWVLITILFGVLTVLSATGLLGQVSGPEIGQAVLGGFATLVFGTFSVRTGLRLRELKKTELPAAPSGPPPLPPAGSVAREPMERLAESEASLGELLRQLSVPTSLGTTAVPEVSVADARATSTEAARALRGLADRIQAIERGRDSAPERERSALQAAITKLREQLDDGIEGYGSLVAAAGRAVAASSDGLGTSREALTDATDRLAGLALALRDLG, encoded by the coding sequence ATGGCCAAGCGGCGGGACTTCAGCGAGTTCAACGCCAAGCTCGAAAAGCACATCGAACGGCTGCCCGACTATGCCCAGCGCGCCCAGGAGAAGCTGAACCGGTACTTCCCGCCGGCCGATCAGGCCGGCGGGAAGCCGGGACAGGAAGGGCAGCAGGCAGGCCGGTTCCAGCACCGCCCGGCCGCCGCGAAGCCCCCGGTGCCCCGTCGTCCGACGGTGCCCACCACGTTTTCCGCGGTCGCCGGCCAGGTGCCCGCGGTCGCCGAGGTCCGCGCGAAGTGGCAGCGCTGGAACGAACCGGCGGCCAAGCACCAGCGGCGGATCCGGCGCACCTCCCGGATGCTCACCCTGTGGGTGCTGATCACGATCCTGTTCGGCGTGCTCACCGTGCTGTCGGCGACCGGCCTGCTCGGCCAGGTCAGCGGCCCGGAGATCGGCCAGGCCGTGCTGGGCGGGTTCGCCACGCTGGTGTTCGGCACGTTCAGCGTCCGCACCGGACTGCGGTTGCGCGAGCTGAAGAAGACTGAACTGCCGGCCGCGCCGAGCGGCCCGCCGCCGCTGCCGCCCGCCGGATCGGTGGCACGCGAGCCGATGGAACGGCTGGCCGAGTCCGAGGCGTCGCTGGGCGAACTGCTGCGCCAGCTGTCCGTGCCGACCTCGCTGGGCACCACCGCGGTGCCGGAAGTGTCGGTGGCCGACGCCCGCGCCACTTCGACCGAAGCGGCGCGCGCGCTCCGCGGCCTGGCGGATCGCATCCAGGCCATCGAACGCGGCCGCGACTCCGCGCCGGAACGGGAACGCTCCGCGCTGCAGGCGGCGATCACGAAGCTGCGGGAACAACTCGACGACGGCATCGAGGGCTACGGCAGCCTGGTCGCCGCGGCCGGCCGGGCAGTGGCCGCGAGCAGCGACGGCCTGGGCACCTCGCGCGAGGCGCTGACAGACGCGACGGACCGGCTCGCCGGGCTGGCTCTGGCGCTGCGGGACCTGGGCTGA
- a CDS encoding PspA/IM30 family protein produces MANPFVKFWKYMMAAFSSKIDEHADPKVQIQQAIEEAQRNHQALTQQAASVIGNQRQLEMKLNRQLGDVEKLQASTRQALVLADEARSKGDEAKATEFETAAESFAAQLVTAEQNIEDLKTLHDQSLQAAAQAKQAVERNATMLQEKLAERTKLLSQLEQAKMQEQVSASLNQMSQLAAPGNTPSLEEVRDKIEKRYTTALGQAELAQNSVQGRMMEVQQSATQMAGHSRLEQIRASMRGDSVAQVTDGSAAAKPAASSSADIQREIQARVQAEQGKNPA; encoded by the coding sequence ATGGCCAACCCGTTCGTGAAGTTCTGGAAGTACATGATGGCGGCGTTCTCGTCGAAGATCGACGAGCACGCCGACCCGAAGGTACAGATCCAGCAGGCCATCGAGGAGGCACAGCGCAACCACCAGGCGCTGACGCAGCAGGCCGCCTCCGTGATCGGCAACCAGCGGCAGCTGGAGATGAAGCTCAACCGGCAGCTCGGCGACGTCGAGAAGCTCCAGGCGTCCACGCGCCAGGCGCTGGTGCTCGCCGACGAGGCGCGCTCCAAGGGCGACGAGGCGAAGGCGACCGAGTTCGAGACCGCGGCGGAAAGCTTCGCCGCGCAGCTCGTCACGGCTGAGCAGAACATCGAAGACCTCAAGACGCTGCACGACCAGTCGCTGCAGGCGGCCGCGCAGGCCAAGCAGGCCGTCGAGCGCAACGCCACCATGCTGCAGGAGAAGCTGGCCGAGCGCACCAAGCTGCTGTCGCAGCTGGAGCAGGCGAAGATGCAGGAGCAGGTCTCCGCTTCGCTCAACCAGATGAGCCAGCTGGCCGCGCCGGGCAACACGCCGTCGCTGGAAGAGGTCCGGGACAAGATCGAGAAGCGCTACACCACCGCGCTGGGCCAGGCCGAGCTGGCGCAGAACTCGGTGCAGGGCCGGATGATGGAGGTCCAGCAGTCGGCCACCCAGATGGCCGGCCACTCGCGGCTGGAGCAGATCCGCGCCTCGATGCGCGGCGACTCGGTCGCGCAGGTGACCGACGGCAGCGCGGCGGCGAAGCCGGCCGCCAGCAGCTCGGCGGACATCCAGCGGGAGATCCAGGCCCGCGTCCAGGCCGAGCAGGGCAAGAACCCGGCCTGA
- a CDS encoding helix-turn-helix domain-containing protein produces the protein MTVLLREAIGDRLRHARTNQRRTLRDISRAARVSLGYLSEVERGQKEASSELLASICQALELPLGELLYKVAADVSALDEVEVAPVPEEVDAGPRKTVPDRETGSAGFEGGRLVSELIGDDLSDLRLQPAQRMSTTLRTTIGAPKLASTIAA, from the coding sequence ATGACCGTGCTCTTGCGCGAGGCGATCGGTGACCGGCTCCGTCATGCCCGCACAAACCAGCGCCGAACGCTGCGTGACATCTCTCGTGCCGCCCGGGTGAGCCTCGGCTACCTGTCCGAGGTCGAGCGCGGCCAGAAGGAGGCGTCCAGCGAGCTGCTGGCCTCCATCTGCCAGGCGTTGGAGCTCCCGCTCGGCGAGCTGCTGTACAAGGTCGCGGCCGACGTGTCGGCCCTCGACGAGGTCGAGGTCGCACCGGTGCCGGAAGAGGTGGACGCCGGGCCGCGGAAGACCGTGCCGGACCGCGAAACCGGCTCGGCCGGGTTCGAAGGCGGCCGCCTGGTGTCCGAGCTGATCGGCGACGACCTGTCCGACCTGCGGCTTCAGCCCGCACAGCGGATGAGCACCACGTTGCGGACCACGATCGGCGCGCCGAAGCTGGCGTCCACGATCGCGGCGTAA
- a CDS encoding CinA family protein, whose protein sequence is MSQARELVEALTRRGETVAAAESLTAGLVCATLAEVPGASAVLRGGLVVYATELKAALAGVDEQLLAEHGAVHPEVAAQLARGARERCGATWGLGLTGVAGPDSQDGVAPGTVFVGLSGPGTDTVRELAAAGERAAVRAASVRAAFALLREQLD, encoded by the coding sequence ATGAGCCAGGCGCGCGAACTGGTCGAGGCTCTCACCCGTCGGGGGGAAACCGTGGCCGCGGCGGAGTCGCTGACCGCCGGACTCGTCTGCGCCACGCTCGCTGAGGTGCCGGGCGCGAGCGCGGTGCTGCGCGGCGGGCTGGTGGTCTACGCCACGGAGCTGAAGGCGGCCTTGGCCGGCGTCGACGAGCAGTTGCTGGCCGAGCACGGCGCGGTGCACCCCGAGGTGGCCGCGCAGCTGGCCAGGGGAGCGCGGGAGCGCTGCGGCGCGACCTGGGGCCTCGGCCTGACCGGCGTCGCGGGGCCGGACTCGCAGGACGGCGTGGCTCCGGGCACGGTCTTCGTGGGGTTGAGCGGACCGGGCACGGACACGGTGCGTGAGCTGGCCGCGGCCGGTGAGCGGGCCGCCGTCCGGGCGGCTTCGGTGCGCGCCGCGTTCGCGCTGCTCCGGGAACAACTAGACTGA
- the pgsA gene encoding CDP-diacylglycerol--glycerol-3-phosphate 3-phosphatidyltransferase encodes MPRAASPDGPADGGAQVPEATPVPTLNLANLLTISRLVLVPLFVLALFTAGGEDTTWRLIATGLFALASATDQVDGWVARRYGLITDFGKIADPIADKALIGAALIGLSVLGELPWWVTVVIAVREIGVTLLRFWVIRHGVIPASRGGKAKTMAQILAIVTYLLPLPAGADPVRWTLMGIAVALTVVTGVDYLVRAIRLRAAGRRATGA; translated from the coding sequence GTGCCCCGCGCCGCGTCCCCCGACGGCCCCGCCGACGGCGGCGCCCAGGTGCCCGAGGCGACCCCGGTCCCCACGCTGAACCTGGCGAATCTGCTCACCATCTCGCGGCTCGTGCTGGTGCCGTTGTTCGTGCTGGCGCTGTTCACCGCGGGCGGCGAGGACACCACGTGGCGGCTGATCGCCACCGGGCTGTTCGCCCTCGCCTCGGCCACCGACCAGGTGGACGGCTGGGTCGCCCGCCGCTACGGGCTGATCACCGACTTCGGCAAGATCGCCGACCCGATCGCGGACAAGGCGCTGATCGGCGCCGCGCTGATCGGGCTGAGCGTCCTCGGCGAGCTGCCTTGGTGGGTCACCGTCGTGATCGCGGTCCGCGAGATCGGCGTGACGCTGCTGCGGTTCTGGGTGATCCGGCACGGCGTGATCCCGGCCAGCCGCGGCGGCAAGGCGAAGACGATGGCGCAGATCCTCGCGATCGTGACGTACCTGCTGCCGCTTCCCGCCGGGGCGGACCCGGTGCGCTGGACGCTGATGGGCATCGCGGTGGCGCTGACCGTGGTCACCGGCGTGGACTACCTGGTCCGCGCGATCCGGCTCCGCGCGGCCGGCCGGCGCGCGACGGGAGCTTGA
- the rimO gene encoding 30S ribosomal protein S12 methylthiotransferase RimO: MPSPAVEPARARRVSLVTLGCARNEVDSEELAGRLAAGGWELAAEPEDSDVVVVNTCGFVESAKKDSVDTLLAAADTGRKVVAVGCMAERYGNELADSLPEADAVLGFDHYADLSSRLDDVVAGRAIAAHTPSDRRKLLPISPVQRPAATTEVEVPGHAQHGWGPRVLRTRLDDSPVAALKIASGCDRRCSFCAIPSFRGSFVSRQPDEIVAEAAWLAENGVKELFLVSENSTSYGKDFGREGSRALELLLPRLAEIDGIERVRVSYLQPAETRPQLVKAIATTPGVADYFDLSFQHSSEQVLRRMRRFGSTDSFLALTAQIREYAPEAGIRTNVIVGFPGETEDDLAELERFLTGARLDAVGVFGYSDEDGTEAETFDGKLDPAEVAARVARISALVEELTAQRAEDRIGTVVTVLVENDGADGDDAVGRAAHQAPEVDGECVILENLEDEAANSFAVGDLVRCEVVDSAGVDLIVRPVPDSGR, from the coding sequence GTGCCTTCTCCAGCCGTTGAACCCGCTCGCGCCCGTCGTGTCTCCCTCGTGACCTTGGGCTGCGCCCGCAACGAGGTCGATTCCGAGGAGCTGGCGGGCCGGCTGGCCGCGGGCGGCTGGGAACTGGCCGCCGAACCCGAGGACTCCGACGTCGTCGTGGTGAACACGTGCGGCTTCGTCGAGTCCGCGAAGAAGGACTCGGTCGACACGCTGCTCGCCGCCGCCGACACCGGCCGCAAGGTGGTCGCGGTCGGCTGCATGGCCGAGCGGTACGGCAACGAGCTGGCCGACAGCCTGCCCGAGGCGGACGCCGTCCTCGGCTTCGACCACTACGCCGACCTGTCCTCCCGGCTGGACGACGTGGTCGCCGGACGCGCGATCGCCGCGCACACCCCGTCCGACCGCCGCAAGCTGCTGCCGATCAGCCCGGTCCAGCGGCCCGCCGCCACGACCGAGGTCGAGGTGCCCGGCCACGCCCAGCACGGCTGGGGCCCGCGCGTGCTGCGCACCCGGCTGGACGATTCCCCGGTCGCCGCGCTGAAGATCGCCTCCGGCTGCGACCGGCGCTGCTCGTTCTGCGCGATCCCGTCGTTCCGCGGGTCGTTCGTGTCGCGCCAGCCGGACGAGATCGTCGCCGAGGCGGCCTGGCTGGCCGAGAACGGCGTCAAGGAACTCTTCCTGGTCAGCGAGAACTCCACGTCCTACGGCAAGGACTTCGGCCGCGAGGGCTCGCGCGCGCTGGAGCTGCTGCTGCCGCGGCTGGCCGAGATCGACGGCATCGAGCGCGTCCGGGTGTCCTACCTGCAGCCTGCCGAGACCCGTCCGCAGCTGGTCAAGGCCATCGCGACCACGCCGGGCGTCGCGGACTACTTCGACCTGTCCTTCCAGCACTCCAGCGAGCAGGTGCTGCGCCGGATGCGCCGGTTCGGCTCCACCGACTCGTTCCTCGCGCTCACCGCGCAGATCCGCGAGTACGCGCCGGAGGCGGGCATCCGGACCAACGTGATCGTCGGGTTCCCCGGCGAAACCGAGGACGACCTGGCCGAGCTGGAGCGGTTCCTGACCGGCGCCCGGCTCGACGCGGTCGGCGTGTTCGGCTACTCCGACGAGGACGGCACCGAGGCGGAGACCTTCGACGGCAAGCTCGACCCGGCCGAGGTCGCCGCGCGCGTCGCCCGCATCTCGGCGCTGGTCGAGGAGCTCACCGCGCAGCGCGCCGAGGACCGGATCGGCACTGTGGTGACTGTGCTGGTGGAGAACGACGGCGCGGACGGCGACGACGCGGTGGGCCGCGCCGCGCACCAGGCGCCCGAGGTCGACGGCGAGTGCGTCATCCTCGAAAATCTCGAAGACGAGGCCGCCAACTCCTTCGCGGTGGGCGATCTCGTCCGCTGCGAGGTGGTCGACTCCGCCGGGGTGGACCTGATCGTCCGGCCGGTGCCGGACTCCGGCCGGTGA
- a CDS encoding AAA family ATPase, which translates to MTRAGWDAFQAAQSEAAAGRTAVLTGPDGMVWQLAPGQQWQRRLTNGSWLSAQPPADPNYRAAAQLMPPQGAPAPGPAYPASPAPGTGGYSVPQGYPGGPQPGYGAPPQQPYPVAPQGNFGGPGPVPQSYPGGPGPQQGNPGSGPMPQGNPGRSGGPGPQGGFGGAAPQPGHPGGYGQNPAPQSNPGGFPAAPQGYPGTPPQGYPQAPQGPQAAQGGPWSGQVPAQPPPLPAGSPPPLPAGGPPPLPPAPSGPPPLPPAPGGPPPASTAPAGPPPLPASAGGPPPAGPARQGTPPARVENLGRTGAFVCGPDSATAFLANAVRVIAWADATRHGTANGPGEPAPVEPVPPAPPESNGQRGGVLDDMARHSRSVTLDLLAAGNRMKQRNNDRRGQEEYERAYSYYEQQYAAWQAAYAAWERREEARRSEGSKQPNPLVLLIGEPNTGQRRFARALKTALADAEVGFESAQFVDSVGLLAQFPDDAVDRTLVDEVNRIDDGGSGLMLAERADAFFEKDAGATVRQLRAYSRDQESCRLIILAGTEKMLETLAVEAPDLVAASLQYRLARFDRPAEAAALLDALAWERSFGLPPDVRDRLAALVKEPEATAVEAMLDAASRQAITRGATPGSRIQLTHQDIEPLVAAVGKRGGQSIEELLAELDAMIGLAAVKERVRSLTSEMAIDARRRESGMKVAVRSRHLLLTGNPGTAKTTVARLLGKVYQALGVLPKGHVVEVTRTDLVGEYLGETSQKTRAVVQRAAGGVLFLDEAYNLMTEKDDQFGKEAVAELLVQMENHREDLVVFAAGYPKEMDAFLEANSGLRSRFAGVIDFPDYSNDELAQIFAVMAKGQGYRLAPDLLDALPEAVRRIPRGRGFANGRSARGLLETAIAKQSTRLTSGDVSDADLVTLVGADLPAPGEAGVGAIDDAGPRRSLDELLAELDGMIGLNSVKQRVRSMVDEMAVDQRRRDAGMKVAVRSRHLLFTGNPGTAKTTVSRLVGQIYRELGVLPSGHLVEVGRADLVAEYAGGTAPKTREVCERASGGVLFIDEAYNLVKDENDSMGQEAVTELLVQMENHRDDLVVFVAGYPKQMDEFLEANPGLRSRFSGRIEFPDYSNDELAKIFEVMAKGLGYQLSEDLQAVLPEAVRRIPRGRGFANGRSARGMLEAAISKQSSRLAAAPDTPADQLGTLVAADLAAESGVAVTDEAGPRRGLDDLMAELDGMIGLDEVKAQVRSLVAETRLDARRRKAGLPVGARSRHLVFTGNPGTAKTTVARLMGQLYRELGVLPSGHLVEVARPDLVGEYIGQTAPKTRDVCERAIGGLLFIDEAYNLVQTYSNNSDFGTEAVAELLVQMENHREDLIVIAAGYPADMDRFLDANAGLRSRFGATVHFADYTNEQLAEIFTSMAGKQGYRLDPELTEALPGFIAGIDRGTGFANGRSARGLLERAIRSQAMRLAGPDVDLEALDDTELTMLTVADVAAA; encoded by the coding sequence ATGACGCGCGCAGGATGGGACGCATTCCAAGCCGCGCAGTCCGAGGCGGCGGCCGGCCGCACGGCGGTGCTGACCGGGCCGGACGGCATGGTGTGGCAGCTGGCCCCTGGCCAGCAGTGGCAGCGCCGGCTGACGAACGGGAGCTGGCTGTCCGCGCAACCGCCCGCCGACCCGAACTACCGGGCGGCCGCCCAGCTGATGCCTCCCCAAGGCGCCCCTGCCCCCGGCCCGGCCTACCCAGCCAGTCCGGCCCCCGGGACCGGCGGATACAGCGTGCCGCAGGGGTATCCAGGCGGTCCGCAACCCGGGTACGGAGCCCCGCCGCAGCAGCCGTATCCCGTTGCGCCGCAAGGGAATTTCGGCGGTCCCGGCCCGGTGCCGCAGAGCTACCCGGGCGGTCCCGGCCCGCAGCAGGGCAACCCCGGCAGCGGGCCGATGCCGCAGGGCAACCCCGGCCGCTCCGGCGGTCCTGGTCCGCAAGGCGGGTTCGGCGGGGCGGCCCCGCAGCCCGGCCACCCGGGCGGTTACGGTCAGAATCCGGCCCCGCAAAGCAATCCCGGCGGTTTCCCGGCCGCACCGCAGGGCTACCCCGGCACCCCGCCGCAGGGCTATCCGCAGGCGCCGCAGGGTCCGCAGGCAGCGCAGGGTGGTCCGTGGTCCGGGCAGGTCCCGGCGCAGCCGCCGCCGCTGCCGGCTGGCAGTCCGCCGCCGCTCCCGGCCGGCGGTCCGCCGCCGTTGCCCCCGGCTCCGAGCGGTCCGCCGCCGCTGCCTCCGGCTCCCGGCGGACCTCCGCCGGCCTCGACGGCTCCGGCGGGTCCGCCGCCGTTGCCGGCTTCCGCGGGCGGACCGCCGCCAGCCGGACCGGCCCGGCAAGGCACGCCGCCTGCCCGGGTGGAGAACCTGGGCCGGACCGGCGCTTTCGTCTGCGGTCCGGATTCGGCGACCGCGTTCCTGGCGAACGCCGTCCGAGTGATCGCCTGGGCGGACGCGACCCGGCACGGCACCGCGAACGGTCCCGGCGAACCGGCTCCGGTCGAGCCGGTGCCGCCGGCCCCGCCGGAGTCGAACGGGCAGCGCGGTGGCGTGCTGGACGACATGGCCCGGCACAGCCGATCGGTCACGCTCGACCTGCTCGCCGCGGGCAACCGGATGAAGCAGCGCAACAACGACCGGCGCGGGCAAGAGGAGTACGAGCGCGCGTACTCCTACTACGAGCAGCAGTACGCGGCCTGGCAAGCGGCGTACGCGGCCTGGGAACGGCGCGAAGAAGCCAGGAGGTCGGAAGGCTCGAAGCAGCCGAACCCGCTCGTCCTGCTGATCGGGGAGCCGAACACCGGACAGCGCCGGTTCGCCCGGGCGCTGAAGACCGCGCTGGCCGACGCGGAGGTCGGATTCGAGAGCGCCCAGTTCGTCGACAGCGTCGGTTTGCTCGCCCAGTTCCCGGACGACGCGGTCGACCGCACGCTCGTCGACGAAGTCAACCGGATCGACGACGGCGGGTCCGGCCTGATGCTCGCGGAGCGAGCCGATGCGTTCTTCGAAAAGGACGCCGGAGCGACGGTCCGCCAGCTCCGCGCGTATTCGCGCGACCAGGAGAGCTGCCGGCTGATCATCCTGGCCGGCACCGAGAAGATGCTGGAGACCCTTGCCGTCGAAGCACCGGACCTGGTCGCGGCCAGCCTGCAGTACCGGCTGGCCCGGTTCGACCGGCCGGCCGAGGCGGCCGCTCTGCTCGATGCGCTGGCCTGGGAACGGTCCTTCGGGCTGCCCCCGGACGTCCGCGACCGGCTCGCCGCGCTGGTCAAGGAGCCCGAGGCCACGGCGGTGGAGGCGATGCTGGACGCGGCATCGCGCCAGGCGATCACCCGGGGCGCGACGCCGGGCAGCCGCATCCAGCTGACCCATCAGGACATCGAGCCGCTGGTGGCGGCGGTCGGCAAGCGCGGCGGCCAGTCCATCGAGGAGCTGCTCGCCGAGCTGGACGCGATGATCGGCCTGGCCGCGGTGAAGGAGCGGGTCCGCTCGCTGACCTCGGAGATGGCGATCGACGCCCGGCGCCGCGAATCCGGCATGAAGGTCGCCGTGCGCAGCCGGCATCTGCTGCTCACCGGCAATCCGGGCACCGCCAAGACCACCGTCGCGCGGCTGCTGGGCAAGGTCTACCAGGCGCTCGGCGTGCTGCCGAAGGGCCACGTCGTGGAGGTGACCCGCACCGACCTGGTCGGCGAATACCTCGGCGAGACCTCGCAGAAGACCCGCGCGGTGGTGCAGCGGGCCGCCGGCGGTGTGCTGTTCCTGGACGAGGCGTACAACCTCATGACCGAGAAGGACGACCAGTTCGGCAAGGAAGCCGTCGCCGAACTGCTGGTGCAGATGGAGAACCACCGCGAGGACCTGGTGGTCTTCGCGGCCGGCTACCCGAAGGAGATGGACGCCTTCCTGGAGGCCAACTCGGGCCTGCGGTCCCGGTTCGCCGGCGTCATCGACTTCCCGGACTACTCGAACGACGAACTGGCGCAGATCTTCGCGGTGATGGCGAAGGGCCAGGGCTACCGGCTCGCCCCGGACCTGCTGGACGCGCTGCCCGAGGCGGTCCGGCGGATCCCGCGCGGGCGCGGGTTCGCCAACGGCCGGTCGGCGCGCGGCCTGCTGGAAACCGCGATCGCGAAGCAGTCGACCCGGCTCACCTCGGGCGACGTCTCCGATGCCGACCTGGTCACCTTGGTCGGCGCCGACCTGCCGGCGCCGGGCGAGGCCGGGGTCGGCGCGATCGACGACGCCGGCCCGCGCCGGAGTCTCGACGAGCTGCTCGCCGAGCTGGACGGGATGATCGGCCTGAACTCGGTGAAGCAGCGGGTCCGGTCGATGGTGGACGAGATGGCCGTCGACCAGCGGCGGCGCGACGCGGGCATGAAGGTCGCGGTCCGCAGCCGGCATCTGCTGTTCACCGGCAACCCGGGCACCGCGAAGACGACGGTGTCGCGGCTGGTCGGCCAGATCTACCGGGAGCTGGGAGTGCTGCCGTCCGGGCACCTGGTCGAGGTCGGCCGGGCCGATCTGGTCGCGGAATACGCCGGGGGAACCGCGCCGAAGACGCGCGAGGTGTGCGAGCGCGCGAGCGGCGGCGTCTTGTTCATCGACGAGGCTTACAACCTGGTCAAGGACGAAAACGACTCGATGGGCCAGGAAGCGGTCACCGAGCTGCTGGTGCAGATGGAGAACCACCGCGACGACCTGGTGGTGTTCGTGGCCGGTTACCCGAAGCAGATGGACGAGTTCCTGGAAGCCAACCCGGGCCTGCGGTCGCGGTTCTCCGGCCGGATCGAGTTCCCGGACTACTCGAACGACGAGCTGGCGAAGATCTTCGAGGTGATGGCGAAGGGTCTCGGCTACCAGCTCTCCGAAGACCTCCAAGCTGTGCTGCCCGAAGCCGTGCGCCGGATCCCGCGCGGGCGCGGGTTCGCGAACGGCCGGTCCGCGCGCGGGATGCTGGAAGCCGCGATCAGCAAGCAGTCTTCGCGGCTCGCCGCCGCCCCGGACACCCCGGCCGACCAGCTCGGCACGCTCGTCGCGGCCGACCTGGCCGCCGAATCGGGGGTCGCGGTCACCGACGAGGCCGGGCCGCGGCGCGGCTTGGACGACCTGATGGCCGAACTCGACGGGATGATCGGCCTGGACGAGGTGAAGGCGCAGGTCCGTTCCCTGGTCGCGGAGACGCGGCTGGACGCGCGCCGGCGCAAGGCCGGGCTGCCGGTCGGGGCGCGCAGCCGGCACCTCGTGTTCACCGGCAACCCGGGCACCGCGAAGACGACCGTCGCGCGGCTGATGGGCCAGCTTTACCGGGAGCTGGGCGTGCTGCCGTCCGGGCACCTGGTCGAGGTCGCGCGGCCGGACCTGGTGGGCGAGTACATCGGGCAGACCGCGCCGAAGACGCGCGATGTCTGCGAGCGGGCGATCGGCGGGCTGCTGTTCATCGACGAGGCGTACAACCTGGTCCAGACCTATTCGAACAACAGCGACTTCGGCACCGAGGCGGTCGCCGAGCTGCTGGTGCAGATGGAGAACCATCGCGAGGACCTGATCGTCATCGCGGCCGGCTATCCCGCGGACATGGACCGGTTCCTCGACGCCAACGCCGGCCTGCGGTCCCGGTTCGGCGCGACGGTGCACTTCGCCGACTACACGAACGAACAGCTGGCGGAGATCTTCACGAGCATGGCAGGCAAGCAGGGCTACCGTCTCGACCCCGAGCTGACCGAAGCGCTGCCCGGCTTCATCGCCGGCATCGACCGAGGCACCGGCTTCGCGAACGGCCGCTCCGCGCGCGGGCTGCTGGAGCGCGCGATCCGCTCCCAGGCGATGCGGCTGGCCGGCCCGGACGTCGATCTCGAGGCGCTGGACGACACCGAGCTGACGATGCTGACAGTCGCCGACGTCGCCGCCGCCTGA